The proteins below come from a single Chryseobacterium sp. MA9 genomic window:
- a CDS encoding HAMP domain-containing sensor histidine kinase: protein MKLLYFISLLFFLCVNGQSYTSQWYNMDNGLPQNSIKDIVKDKYGFIWLSMEGRIVRYDGSNFVQYRNFKFKNLSFGDFFGNIQKDSITIFNASEKNVLLISQRKPHAISSNQVFKPGGTGNQKVYKQLVKNNITVRFISYIDSYFIRLSAGAYYFENNGIIYIDKKSKKNTKIDVRFPHHKLKRLFVHGDYGFIADTENKKIFQLYQGKYSYISAPSVYTDPETKIYWQQITGQVFLINHGKIYRSEFSEGKFKLTYLLEYRDIGKEISGAMFYDDATHKLYIGSSINGLKILSLSDFSVSRKNLPYQDEVCYAAVPYGDHSVLTQEGIKYSQGSSERIYPARQSYDKRYMLEDNFQNLVYRENNSIHIRNKNSGFIKYDSISFEEKEIHGLYKSGGLYMASLVSGQQSYLYLFKHDHFKEIEKIIPCKDNIDAVLRYNKDLLYLGGGGGIYVFSLSRNKVVKLIGKGLPVKQIIKTKDGNIWFTTYSRGIYLIRDQKAIKIPSDKNDFLANAHYLLEDQNSNLWISSDNGLFKVNKNTLLQYIKAPKEVLTYYRYTKKHGLLNNEFNGSANPCAHELKNGEFVFPSMGGFVFFTPENVKTYYPKSESIYLERAKVNGKMIQLTDKLLLECGYKNAELYIDIPYYSDLENIYLQAKLLDNEGSSWVNIKSDKTFRLANMEPGNYTLLVRFLSSETGKFVYKTIPVDVEAYFYQTFLFKILIAGIAVFIVLVIVQMRTNFLRLKNKVLKNTLVHKDKELLETSNKLKNESDYQKKLVESISHDITTPVKFIALLSQELNQSVDLKTQKKYFDSIYKTSEQLYKFTLSLKEYTELYKQGNITDEEYSVYDLIETKRLLFEEIAARENTFIYNFCDHQLKTRLNKNILLAVFHNIIDNAVKNTSDGKITITSASTESHIEISITDTGSGMSDEQRIYYSELFKKKGSEHMTFKNYGLGLHMVAQLMMKINSEMTFYKNTPKGTIIKILIKI from the coding sequence ATGAAGCTTCTCTACTTTATTTCACTCCTATTTTTTTTATGTGTCAACGGGCAAAGCTATACCTCCCAATGGTATAACATGGATAATGGTCTGCCTCAAAACAGTATCAAAGACATCGTAAAAGATAAATATGGATTCATCTGGCTGTCTATGGAAGGCCGGATTGTACGGTATGATGGAAGTAATTTTGTTCAGTACAGAAATTTTAAATTCAAAAACCTAAGCTTTGGTGATTTCTTTGGAAACATACAAAAAGACAGTATCACTATTTTTAATGCTTCCGAAAAAAATGTTCTTCTGATTTCTCAAAGAAAACCACATGCTATATCATCCAACCAGGTTTTCAAGCCAGGAGGAACAGGAAATCAGAAAGTATATAAACAACTTGTTAAAAATAATATTACCGTAAGATTTATTTCATACATTGATTCTTACTTTATCCGGCTAAGTGCGGGTGCTTATTATTTTGAAAATAATGGAATTATTTACATTGATAAGAAAAGTAAAAAAAATACAAAAATTGATGTGAGATTCCCCCATCATAAATTAAAGAGATTATTTGTGCATGGGGATTATGGTTTTATTGCTGATACTGAAAATAAAAAGATATTTCAGTTGTACCAAGGTAAATATTCCTATATAAGTGCACCTTCTGTGTATACAGATCCTGAAACAAAAATTTATTGGCAGCAAATCACCGGACAGGTGTTCTTAATCAACCATGGTAAAATATACAGAAGTGAATTCTCAGAAGGAAAATTCAAACTCACTTATTTATTAGAATACAGGGATATTGGTAAAGAGATTTCCGGAGCTATGTTTTATGATGACGCTACTCATAAATTATATATCGGAAGCTCCATTAATGGGCTTAAAATTCTAAGTCTATCCGATTTCTCCGTATCCAGGAAAAACTTACCTTATCAGGATGAGGTCTGTTATGCAGCGGTTCCTTATGGAGATCATTCTGTTCTTACACAGGAAGGTATTAAATATTCTCAGGGTTCATCAGAAAGAATATATCCGGCCCGTCAATCTTATGATAAACGGTATATGTTGGAGGATAACTTCCAAAATCTGGTGTACCGCGAAAATAATTCTATTCATATAAGGAATAAAAATAGCGGATTTATAAAATATGATTCTATTTCTTTTGAAGAGAAAGAGATTCATGGGTTGTACAAAAGCGGAGGTCTGTACATGGCATCTCTTGTTAGCGGACAGCAATCTTATCTTTATCTATTTAAACATGATCATTTTAAGGAAATAGAGAAAATCATTCCTTGTAAAGATAATATAGATGCTGTTTTAAGATATAATAAAGACCTTCTTTATCTGGGAGGCGGTGGTGGCATCTATGTGTTTTCCCTCAGCCGGAATAAAGTGGTAAAGCTTATCGGAAAAGGTCTTCCGGTGAAACAAATCATTAAGACAAAAGACGGAAATATCTGGTTTACCACTTACAGTAGAGGAATTTATTTAATAAGAGACCAAAAAGCAATTAAAATTCCATCCGATAAAAATGATTTTCTGGCTAATGCTCATTATCTGCTGGAAGATCAAAACTCCAATTTGTGGATCTCATCTGATAATGGATTATTTAAAGTGAATAAAAATACCCTTCTGCAATATATTAAAGCTCCAAAGGAAGTGCTCACTTATTACCGCTATACTAAAAAGCATGGTCTTTTAAATAATGAATTTAACGGAAGTGCCAATCCTTGTGCTCACGAGTTGAAGAATGGGGAATTTGTGTTTCCTTCTATGGGTGGATTTGTATTTTTTACTCCAGAAAATGTAAAAACTTATTATCCAAAGTCTGAAAGTATCTATCTGGAACGAGCAAAAGTAAATGGAAAGATGATACAGCTGACAGATAAACTCTTGCTGGAATGTGGGTATAAAAATGCAGAACTCTATATTGATATTCCTTACTATTCCGACTTGGAAAATATCTATCTGCAGGCTAAGCTTTTAGACAATGAGGGTAGTTCATGGGTTAATATTAAAAGTGATAAAACATTTCGGCTGGCCAATATGGAACCCGGAAATTATACTCTTTTGGTTCGGTTTTTATCTTCAGAAACTGGAAAATTCGTTTATAAAACAATTCCTGTAGATGTTGAAGCCTATTTTTATCAGACTTTTCTTTTTAAAATCCTGATTGCCGGTATTGCTGTTTTCATCGTTTTAGTAATTGTACAGATGAGAACCAATTTTTTAAGATTGAAAAATAAGGTGCTGAAAAATACACTTGTGCATAAAGATAAAGAGCTGCTGGAAACCAGTAATAAACTGAAAAATGAATCCGATTATCAAAAAAAGCTGGTGGAAAGTATAAGCCATGATATTACTACACCTGTTAAATTTATTGCGCTTCTTTCACAGGAACTTAACCAGTCGGTAGATTTGAAGACTCAGAAAAAATATTTTGACAGCATTTACAAAACTTCGGAACAGCTGTATAAATTTACATTAAGTCTCAAAGAATATACAGAACTATACAAACAGGGAAATATAACAGACGAAGAATATTCAGTTTATGATCTGATTGAAACTAAAAGGCTATTGTTTGAAGAAATAGCAGCAAGGGAAAATACGTTTATATACAATTTTTGTGATCACCAACTGAAGACCAGGCTTAATAAAAATATTCTCCTTGCAGTTTTTCATAATATCATTGATAATGCAGTGAAAAATACCTCAGATGGGAAAATTACGATCACATCGGCCTCTACAGAATCACATATAGAAATCAGTATTACGGATACCGGTAGCGGGATGTCTGATGAACAACGGATTTATTATTCTGAACTTTTTAAGAAAAAAGGGAGCGAACATATGACTTTTAAAAATTATGGATTAGGTCTTCACATGGTTGCTCAGCTGATGATGAAAATCAATTCCGAAATGACTTTTTATAAAAATACTCCTAAAGGAACCATTATTAAAATCCTTATTAAAATATGA
- the ccoN gene encoding cytochrome-c oxidase, cbb3-type subunit I, whose translation METQKFNYDNNIVRAFLYATIAFGLVGFLLGLTAALMLFYPELPEFLFGTDDTTIKSLASGNIQGLINTQGAMGFGRIRMLHTSAVIFAFVCNSFFCGAYYSMQRLLKTRMYSDTLSWIHFWSWQLMIVSVVITFLMGINTSKEYAEHEWPIDILIAFSWIVFGINMFGTIAKRRVRHLYVAIWFYIATWIAVAMLHIFNNLEVPLSFTSWKSYSVYAGVKDALVQWWYGHNAVAFVLTTPVLGLMYYFMPKAAQRPVFSYKLSIIHFWSLIFVYLWAGPHHLQYTALPAWAQAVGTGFSIMLIAPSWGGMLNGLLTLRGAWDKVRENPILKFFVVAITCYGMATFEGPLLATKSLNKIGHYTDWVIGHVHLGALGWNGFMAFGVVYYLVPIMWRTSLWSKKLANWHFWLGTLGIIFYAVPMYISGFTQGLMWKQFNPDGTLLWKNWLDTVTAIIPYFKMRFLGGVLYLSGAILMVINVIKTVKAGSFQKEVPAEAPALANISTSRKEGEGVHLWLERTPTLLSILAFITIAIGGLVEIVPTLSLKQSVPTITAVKPYTPLELEGRDLYIREGCNSCHSQMIRPFRDEVVRFEGKNGQYSKAGEFIYDRPFLWGSKRTGPDLHREGGRNPDSWHFKHMYNPRITSAGSIMPRFPWLITNKLDRDQMVDKMKLMKNAFDVPYTKAQIDSANQWADNQSKAIVQRIYAEATDVKDQMVKEKTAKGTAYVPLEQREIVAMIAYLQRLGTDIKTTQVQTASVE comes from the coding sequence ATGGAGACGCAAAAATTTAATTATGACAATAATATTGTCAGAGCATTCCTCTATGCGACTATCGCATTCGGACTTGTCGGATTTCTGCTGGGGCTTACAGCTGCATTGATGCTTTTTTATCCCGAATTACCTGAATTTTTATTCGGTACGGATGATACAACTATTAAAAGCTTAGCTTCGGGCAATATTCAGGGACTGATCAATACTCAGGGAGCAATGGGCTTCGGAAGAATCAGAATGCTTCATACAAGTGCTGTAATTTTTGCTTTCGTATGTAATTCCTTTTTCTGTGGTGCTTACTACAGTATGCAAAGACTTCTTAAAACCAGAATGTATAGTGATACGCTTTCATGGATCCATTTCTGGTCATGGCAGTTGATGATCGTTAGTGTAGTGATTACTTTCCTTATGGGAATCAACACATCTAAAGAATACGCGGAACATGAGTGGCCTATTGATATCTTAATTGCATTCTCATGGATCGTTTTCGGGATCAACATGTTTGGAACTATTGCCAAGAGAAGGGTGAGACATTTATATGTAGCCATCTGGTTCTACATTGCAACCTGGATTGCTGTAGCGATGCTTCACATCTTCAATAACCTGGAAGTTCCGTTATCTTTCACAAGCTGGAAATCTTATTCTGTATATGCAGGTGTAAAAGATGCATTAGTACAATGGTGGTATGGGCACAATGCAGTAGCATTTGTATTAACCACCCCTGTATTAGGTCTGATGTATTATTTTATGCCAAAAGCAGCTCAGCGGCCGGTATTCTCATACAAATTATCCATTATTCACTTCTGGTCGCTGATCTTTGTATATCTTTGGGCCGGGCCTCACCACCTGCAATATACAGCTTTACCTGCCTGGGCTCAGGCTGTAGGAACAGGATTTTCTATCATGCTTATTGCACCGTCATGGGGAGGAATGCTGAATGGTCTTCTAACCTTAAGAGGAGCATGGGATAAAGTAAGAGAAAATCCAATTCTGAAATTCTTTGTAGTTGCTATTACCTGTTATGGTATGGCTACTTTCGAAGGACCTTTATTGGCAACAAAATCATTAAATAAAATTGGTCATTATACCGACTGGGTGATTGGTCACGTACATTTAGGAGCACTTGGATGGAATGGCTTCATGGCATTCGGGGTGGTATATTATCTGGTTCCTATCATGTGGAGAACGTCTCTTTGGTCTAAAAAACTGGCCAACTGGCACTTCTGGCTGGGAACATTAGGAATTATTTTCTATGCCGTTCCTATGTATATTTCAGGATTCACACAGGGATTGATGTGGAAACAATTCAACCCGGACGGAACATTATTGTGGAAAAACTGGCTGGATACCGTTACTGCGATCATTCCTTACTTTAAAATGAGATTCTTAGGAGGTGTTCTCTATCTGTCCGGAGCAATTTTAATGGTCATTAACGTTATCAAAACTGTTAAAGCCGGTTCATTCCAGAAAGAGGTTCCTGCAGAAGCTCCCGCATTGGCCAACATCAGTACTTCAAGAAAAGAAGGTGAAGGTGTACACCTGTGGCTGGAAAGAACCCCTACTCTCCTTTCTATATTAGCTTTTATCACGATAGCAATTGGTGGATTGGTGGAAATTGTTCCCACACTTTCATTGAAGCAAAGTGTTCCTACGATCACAGCTGTAAAGCCATATACACCACTGGAACTGGAAGGCAGAGATCTTTATATCCGTGAAGGATGTAATTCATGCCACTCTCAGATGATCAGACCTTTCCGTGATGAAGTGGTAAGATTTGAAGGAAAAAACGGGCAGTATTCCAAAGCCGGAGAATTTATTTATGACAGACCTTTTTTATGGGGATCTAAAAGAACAGGACCAGATCTTCACCGGGAAGGAGGAAGAAACCCAGATTCATGGCATTTTAAACATATGTATAACCCAAGAATTACGTCTGCCGGTTCTATCATGCCTCGTTTCCCATGGTTGATCACCAATAAACTGGACCGCGATCAGATGGTGGATAAGATGAAACTGATGAAAAATGCTTTCGATGTTCCTTATACAAAAGCTCAGATAGATTCTGCCAACCAATGGGCAGACAACCAATCAAAAGCAATTGTACAGAGAATCTATGCTGAAGCAACGGATGTAAAAGATCAGATGGTAAAAGAAAAAACAGCAAAAGGAACTGCGTATGTACCGCTTGAACAAAGAGAAATTGTAGCTATGATTGCTTACCTCCAGAGATTAGGTACGGATATTAAAACAACACAGGTACAAACAGCCAGCGTAGAGTAA
- a CDS encoding cbb3-type cytochrome c oxidase N-terminal domain-containing protein: MKTRTPISIYIAATIGLTIMAFEMFASDSGYFSSPFFWALILIAIILLLIMNSIGDLVENESFNRLSEEEKKQYLAEKKVPYYQKLWNSAFKKQSVTEEKDILIDHGFDGITELDNSLPKWWIGLFWFGCIFCAVYLFAFSFTDYAHPEAEYTKEAKTMLASIEEYEKTAPQINLESAKYSADNIAEGQELFKTNCVTCHGDGGKGGIGPNLTDTHWINMKEKSLFKNVFWMLENGSPNNPTMRPFIKEGTITGRDAEKIAAYIYHINQETAPITTAQGGAAPQGEEVKWENGNN, translated from the coding sequence ATGAAAACGAGAACCCCAATTTCAATATATATCGCAGCAACGATAGGTTTAACGATCATGGCCTTTGAAATGTTCGCCAGTGATTCAGGATATTTTTCTTCTCCTTTTTTCTGGGCGCTGATATTAATTGCCATTATCCTCCTGCTGATCATGAATTCGATTGGAGATCTGGTGGAAAATGAAAGTTTCAACAGATTATCCGAGGAAGAGAAAAAACAATATCTGGCAGAAAAAAAAGTTCCCTATTACCAGAAATTATGGAACTCTGCCTTCAAAAAACAATCCGTTACGGAAGAAAAGGATATTCTTATTGACCACGGTTTTGACGGAATTACAGAGCTTGACAACTCACTCCCGAAATGGTGGATTGGCCTGTTCTGGTTCGGATGTATCTTCTGTGCAGTCTATCTGTTTGCCTTTTCTTTCACAGATTATGCCCATCCGGAAGCAGAGTACACCAAAGAAGCAAAAACCATGTTAGCATCCATCGAAGAATATGAAAAAACGGCCCCTCAGATCAATCTGGAATCTGCAAAATACAGTGCTGATAATATCGCAGAAGGTCAGGAACTTTTCAAAACGAATTGTGTTACCTGCCATGGAGACGGAGGAAAAGGAGGTATAGGTCCGAACCTTACTGATACACACTGGATCAATATGAAAGAAAAAAGTCTATTTAAAAATGTATTCTGGATGCTTGAAAACGGCTCTCCAAACAATCCAACCATGAGACCTTTTATCAAGGAAGGAACCATTACCGGAAGAGATGCTGAAAAAATTGCAGCCTATATTTATCACATCAATCAGGAAACCGCTCCTATCACAACAGCACAAGGTGGTGCCGCTCCTCAGGGAGAAGAAGTGAAATGGGAAAACGGAAACAACTAA
- a CDS encoding helix-turn-helix domain-containing protein, producing MKVCGQNIRKIRRSKDLTQEYMAFEMGISQKAYSDIENSKVKINLEILTKISNILDIKPSDICSISHKCGIDAYEDKYQDLLEYMKKNNISIPKEFL from the coding sequence ATGAAAGTATGTGGACAAAATATCAGGAAAATTCGCAGGAGTAAAGACCTTACGCAAGAATATATGGCTTTTGAAATGGGGATTTCCCAGAAAGCTTATTCCGATATTGAGAATTCCAAGGTGAAAATCAATCTGGAGATACTGACTAAAATTTCAAATATTTTAGACATCAAGCCATCCGATATCTGCAGCATTTCGCATAAATGTGGAATAGATGCATATGAAGATAAATATCAGGATCTTTTGGAGTATATGAAAAAGAATAATATTTCAATTCCGAAAGAGTTTTTGTAG